Proteins encoded within one genomic window of Flavobacterium sp. NG2:
- a CDS encoding sulfatase gives MKHILSITLLSIGLFAFAQPKKKMPNILFIAVDDLRPELNCYGASQIKSPNLDKLAADGLVFNRAYCNIPVCGASRASLLSGTRPTRYRFIDAYTEKDKDNPDAMSLPLLLKNNGYTTISNGKIYHHQKDDNKAWDSRWFPKGNIRNYQLAENIEKNAQANLSEAGGVAFENANVNDTAYFDGKIAQKGMADLRKLKGQNKPFFLALGFMKPHLPFNAPKKYWDLYDRNTIQLPANYMQPETTPKVAFHNYGELRQYDGIPKKGDLQDEMAKELIHGYYACVSYVDAQIGLVLDELKRLDLEEDTIVILWGDHGWNLGEHKLWCKHSTFEKALKTPLIIKVPGKTKGTVSNDIVEYIDVYPSLVELAGLKNPTTVEGKSFVPIINGKKSDKNWAVSKFKDAVTLIKDDLFYTEWTDDQGKAYARMLFDHKTDPLELDNLAEKPVYQNTVKELAAELRAKWGKDFLKKN, from the coding sequence ATGAAGCATATACTTTCTATAACCCTTTTGTCGATTGGTTTGTTTGCATTTGCGCAGCCCAAAAAGAAGATGCCCAACATTCTTTTCATTGCAGTCGATGATTTGCGTCCGGAACTGAATTGTTATGGGGCAAGCCAAATCAAATCGCCTAATCTGGATAAGTTGGCCGCTGATGGCTTGGTGTTTAATAGAGCCTATTGCAATATTCCCGTTTGTGGTGCTTCAAGAGCAAGTCTTTTGTCGGGTACCAGACCTACTCGTTACCGTTTTATTGATGCTTATACCGAAAAAGACAAAGACAATCCCGATGCGATGTCACTGCCTTTATTATTGAAGAATAATGGTTATACCACCATTTCTAACGGAAAAATTTACCACCATCAAAAAGATGACAACAAAGCTTGGGACAGCCGATGGTTTCCAAAAGGAAATATTCGTAATTATCAATTAGCAGAAAATATTGAAAAAAATGCCCAAGCCAATCTTTCAGAAGCGGGAGGGGTTGCCTTTGAAAATGCAAATGTGAACGATACTGCTTATTTTGACGGCAAAATTGCTCAAAAAGGAATGGCAGATTTGCGCAAATTGAAAGGTCAAAATAAACCATTCTTTCTGGCACTTGGTTTTATGAAACCTCATTTACCATTTAATGCACCTAAAAAATATTGGGATTTGTATGATAGAAATACAATTCAACTTCCAGCAAATTATATGCAACCTGAAACAACTCCAAAAGTAGCTTTTCATAATTATGGCGAATTGCGTCAATACGATGGCATTCCAAAGAAAGGAGACTTGCAAGATGAAATGGCCAAAGAATTGATTCACGGTTATTATGCTTGCGTGAGTTATGTCGATGCACAAATTGGTTTGGTTCTAGACGAGTTGAAACGTTTGGATTTAGAAGAAGATACGATAGTGATTTTATGGGGAGACCACGGTTGGAATCTAGGAGAGCACAAATTGTGGTGCAAGCATTCAACTTTCGAAAAAGCACTTAAAACGCCCTTAATTATCAAAGTACCAGGAAAAACAAAAGGGACTGTAAGCAATGATATTGTAGAATATATAGATGTCTATCCCTCATTGGTAGAACTAGCAGGTTTGAAAAACCCTACTACTGTGGAAGGCAAAAGCTTTGTACCTATTATCAACGGAAAGAAAAGCGATAAAAATTGGGCAGTAAGTAAGTTTAAAGATGCCGTAACCTTGATAAAAGACGATTTGTTTTATACCGAATGGACAGATGACCAAGGTAAGGCGTATGCCCGCATGCTTTTTGACCACAAAACCGACCCCTTAGAACTGGATAATTTGGCTGAAAAACCAGTTTATCAAAACACAGTAAAGGAATTAGCCGCTGAATTAAGAGCAAAATGGGGTAAGGATTTTTTAAAAAAGAATTAA
- a CDS encoding glycosyl hydrolase, with protein MKVLEIRIEKPNPLIKVDSIMNQKGFLKTLIILQNKTVFISLLLCLFFSKGIAQNTTLEQNFQNPPASAKARTIWFWINGNVSRAGITADLEAMKKNGIQGAILFNVSLGNPKGVVSYLSPDWLELFHFAALEAKRLGLELGFHNGAGWSSSGGPAITPEFAMQKLVYSKTIHQGNKVFQGKLPQPETKLDYYKDIAILAFPNPKSNQRIDELDIKTLSDKVRSHLAPDAKPISDLAIVKKSEIIDLTSKLATDGSLNWKAPAGDWVILRIGHTPTGEMNRFASDGGRGLECDKMSTEAVDLFWNGNIMPILNKLDGLVGTVVNRCHIDSYEVGTTNWTKNFAAEFKRLRSYDCHLYLPTLAGYYVESGEESERFLWDFRRTIGDLMAKKYYGRMAELSHQHGMLISTEPYWGPFDNMQVGETADLVMSEFWSGYLAFFDSPKFVASIAKLNGNNIAEAEAFTDTGGWQRHPGALKKMGDLAWAQGINRFVIHCYVHQPWNLGPGLTLQSFGIDFNRLNTWWNQGKSFLDYIGRGQFLLQQGKSVADLLVFTGEASPNDALLMPEIKALGYDYDVIGSNKISSLSVKEGLICTAVGDKYQALVLPDTPWMTPEILKKLEELAKGGAVILGTKPKKSPSLQNFPNCDNQLTQIADALWDNGLIQDSSIVKSLQKGTLPPDFSVVNGSNKVLEYIHRKTANTDIYFVVNKLNESQTINCRFRVTGKQPEFWNAETGAITKAAIWQDNQDGTTTVAIPFASEAAVFVVFRNSIDTGNHLLSASVEVQKNRSTPLSNLKIIKAEYGIFLPDGVVDVTAVVAKSIQNNQLKVQATRDLCGGDPAPGYKKELRLQYKVGNAILEKNAMEREWLEIAAPENGKLEILKAIFGKFERGIEGLPANNQLYDVTEKVKKMVGSGVYEIPVNESFLEGNEILTKKSMRLEYAINDEVKTMTVSDGGLLKLTEATAEPKLIYNQEKLNWVTPWAGKLKYQTTTGKTKTLKVKSVPEAIELKGAWEVSFPMKNETVLKETFNNLTSWTTSVNDDIRYFSGTASYKKQFDIAAHLLKEEYSLQLDLGTVKEIAEVFVNGKNLGVYWKAPFSIDINKLVVAGNNTLEIKITNLWPNRLIGDEQLPLDYERKGPNVSNWPDWLLNNSPRPTDRSTFAAFKHWHKDSKLLPSGLLGPVKIIVSKVAVLK; from the coding sequence ATGAAGGTTCTTGAAATAAGGATAGAAAAACCAAATCCTCTAATTAAAGTAGATAGTATAATGAATCAAAAAGGTTTTCTAAAAACACTAATAATATTACAAAACAAAACTGTTTTTATAAGCTTGCTATTGTGTTTGTTCTTCTCAAAAGGGATAGCGCAAAACACAACGCTGGAACAAAATTTCCAAAATCCTCCTGCCTCGGCAAAAGCCAGAACCATCTGGTTTTGGATTAATGGAAATGTAAGTAGAGCAGGTATCACCGCCGATTTGGAGGCGATGAAAAAGAATGGGATTCAAGGTGCTATTCTGTTTAATGTGAGTTTGGGAAATCCCAAAGGCGTGGTGTCTTATTTAAGTCCAGACTGGTTAGAACTCTTTCATTTCGCTGCTTTAGAAGCCAAACGGTTAGGATTGGAATTGGGCTTTCACAATGGCGCTGGTTGGTCGTCTTCGGGCGGTCCTGCCATTACTCCTGAATTTGCCATGCAAAAACTGGTGTATTCTAAAACCATCCATCAAGGAAATAAAGTTTTTCAAGGGAAACTGCCTCAACCCGAAACCAAATTAGACTATTACAAAGACATCGCCATACTCGCTTTTCCAAATCCCAAAAGCAACCAACGCATCGATGAATTGGATATAAAAACCCTTTCGGACAAAGTGCGCAGTCATTTAGCTCCTGATGCTAAACCGATTTCGGATTTGGCCATCGTAAAAAAATCAGAAATAATAGATTTAACGTCTAAACTGGCAACTGATGGTTCTTTAAACTGGAAAGCACCCGCAGGAGATTGGGTGATTTTGCGTATTGGACATACACCCACGGGCGAGATGAATCGTTTTGCCAGTGATGGTGGTCGTGGTTTAGAATGTGACAAAATGAGCACGGAGGCCGTTGATTTATTTTGGAATGGAAATATAATGCCCATCCTCAACAAATTGGACGGTCTAGTAGGAACAGTGGTAAACAGATGCCATATTGATAGTTATGAAGTGGGGACAACCAACTGGACTAAAAATTTTGCTGCCGAATTCAAAAGACTGCGTTCCTATGATTGTCATTTGTATTTGCCTACGCTGGCGGGGTATTATGTAGAAAGTGGCGAAGAATCCGAACGTTTTCTTTGGGACTTTCGACGTACCATTGGTGATTTAATGGCTAAAAAGTATTATGGACGCATGGCCGAACTTAGCCATCAACACGGCATGCTCATTTCAACTGAACCGTATTGGGGCCCTTTTGATAATATGCAAGTGGGCGAAACGGCCGATTTGGTGATGTCTGAATTTTGGAGTGGCTATTTAGCTTTTTTCGATTCGCCTAAGTTTGTCGCTTCGATAGCCAAATTAAATGGCAACAATATTGCCGAAGCCGAAGCTTTTACTGATACGGGCGGTTGGCAAAGGCATCCGGGTGCATTGAAAAAGATGGGCGACTTGGCTTGGGCGCAAGGCATCAATCGTTTTGTGATTCATTGTTATGTGCACCAACCTTGGAATCTGGGGCCGGGCTTGACTTTACAAAGTTTCGGAATTGATTTTAACAGATTGAATACTTGGTGGAACCAAGGAAAATCCTTTTTAGACTATATCGGTCGTGGCCAGTTTTTGCTGCAACAAGGCAAATCGGTAGCCGATTTGTTGGTGTTTACAGGAGAAGCCTCGCCAAATGACGCCTTATTGATGCCCGAAATAAAAGCTTTAGGCTATGATTACGATGTGATAGGTTCTAATAAAATAAGCAGTTTATCGGTAAAAGAGGGATTGATTTGTACCGCAGTTGGCGACAAATACCAAGCGTTGGTGCTTCCTGACACGCCTTGGATGACACCAGAAATACTGAAAAAATTAGAAGAATTGGCCAAAGGAGGTGCTGTTATTTTGGGTACAAAACCCAAAAAATCGCCTAGCCTTCAAAATTTTCCTAACTGCGATAATCAACTGACTCAAATAGCTGATGCCTTATGGGATAACGGACTCATACAAGATAGTTCAATCGTTAAAAGCTTACAAAAAGGGACGTTACCACCTGATTTTTCTGTTGTAAATGGAAGCAATAAAGTTTTAGAATACATCCACCGAAAAACAGCCAACACCGATATTTATTTTGTGGTCAATAAGCTAAATGAAAGTCAAACGATAAACTGTCGTTTTAGAGTAACAGGCAAGCAACCTGAATTTTGGAATGCCGAAACAGGCGCCATTACCAAGGCAGCCATTTGGCAGGATAATCAAGATGGGACGACTACTGTGGCTATTCCGTTTGCTTCAGAAGCAGCTGTTTTTGTTGTTTTTAGAAACTCAATAGATACAGGAAATCATCTTTTAAGTGCCTCTGTAGAAGTTCAAAAAAACAGGAGTACCCCACTTTCCAACTTAAAAATCATCAAAGCCGAATATGGTATTTTCTTGCCTGATGGTGTGGTTGATGTAACAGCAGTAGTGGCCAAAAGTATTCAAAACAATCAATTGAAAGTACAGGCAACTAGAGACCTCTGCGGCGGTGACCCTGCTCCGGGCTACAAAAAAGAATTGCGCCTTCAATACAAAGTAGGAAATGCAATTCTCGAAAAAAATGCGATGGAAAGAGAGTGGCTGGAAATTGCTGCGCCTGAGAATGGAAAATTAGAAATTCTAAAAGCAATTTTCGGAAAATTTGAACGAGGAATTGAAGGACTTCCTGCAAATAATCAGCTGTATGATGTTACGGAAAAGGTTAAAAAAATGGTGGGCTCAGGAGTGTATGAAATTCCAGTAAATGAAAGCTTTCTTGAAGGAAATGAAATCCTGACCAAAAAATCCATGCGCTTGGAGTATGCTATCAATGATGAGGTGAAGACTATGACGGTTTCTGATGGAGGTCTGCTCAAATTGACCGAGGCAACAGCAGAACCTAAATTGATTTATAACCAAGAAAAATTAAATTGGGTCACCCCTTGGGCTGGGAAATTGAAGTACCAAACTACTACGGGTAAAACCAAAACTCTAAAGGTAAAATCAGTTCCTGAAGCTATTGAATTAAAAGGGGCTTGGGAGGTAAGTTTTCCGATGAAGAATGAAACGGTTTTAAAGGAAACCTTCAACAATTTAACATCTTGGACAACTTCAGTTAACGATGATATTCGTTATTTTTCGGGTACGGCCAGTTATAAAAAGCAGTTTGATATTGCAGCGCATTTGTTAAAAGAGGAGTATTCGTTACAATTAGATTTGGGAACTGTAAAGGAAATTGCTGAAGTTTTTGTGAATGGCAAAAATCTGGGCGTTTACTGGAAAGCGCCGTTTAGTATTGATATCAATAAGTTAGTGGTAGCTGGAAATAATACATTAGAAATAAAAATTACCAATCTTTGGCCCAACCGTTTGATTGGCGATGAACAACTGCCTTTGGATTACGAACGAAAAGGGCCTAATGTTTCCAATTGGCCCGATTGGCTTTTGAACAATAGCCCACGTCCCACAGACCGTTCTACTTTTGCAGCTTTTAAACATTGGCATAAAGATTCAAAACTGCTGCCATCGGGTTTGCTAGGCCCTGTTAAAATTATAGTTTCAAAAGTGGCAGTGCTGAAATAG
- a CDS encoding alpha-L-rhamnosidase C-terminal domain-containing protein, whose product MITVRKKISTSLILVLMVTIGYSKTPNWGNAQWMWQEEAGPANTWVAFRKTFDLKNVPTEALAHLAVDTKYWLWVNGKAVLFEGGLARGAAPNTNYYDEVDLKPYLKQGKNTIAILVWYWGRTRKVHDDSGKGGLLFHANLGNQIIESNTDWKLKLHPAYDPNSGGGGDSANRVNAYNVKFDARLAMGDWSDKSWYSQNYDDSNWSSPSLKGLANSLPWGNLVKRAIPQWNDRGLTDYESLKISSKTDKVNIKLPYKNNTDTTVIIHAKLPFNKQITPYLKVNSTAGKTIIANTDNPFNMLSGTYITKDGEQAFESYSWINGHVVTYSIPPGVEVLDLKYRWTGVGEMTGNFECNDDYFTRLWWMARNTLYICARDGYMDCPDRERGLWIGDVADQTGAIFYTLDGAGRQLLKKGIDNTIAYRAGDTIQGLAPGFGAYRGKSSELTCQSLQFIDQVVWQYYYNTGDKETLANAYPAIFNYLNLWKMKPNGLPEHRKGYANWVDWGEDTDPTPTNVCWYYMSLKAAKKMAIALKQDKDIEWYSNRITSIEKNFANEYWQGTHYGTKGKPIEERTTSLAIVSGLADKAHYDKLVDSILLPVQKASPHMEWLAQEAIMLTGQYDKGLLRMKQRYESQVNNKELTTLYEKFDDKKPGTPNHAWNAPNYVLSRYIAGIKATDVAWKSFEVKPNLAHLTYVKQIVPSVKGDISVEVNKTKDRYSIHLSSPKETTATIYVPKSGKKISKILVNGKNVWKGGKKFKQLDGFEYVSQDSNDIMFKVVPGKWLVVAQYQ is encoded by the coding sequence ATGATAACAGTAAGAAAAAAAATCAGCACTTCATTAATTTTGGTTTTAATGGTAACTATTGGCTATTCCAAAACCCCCAACTGGGGTAACGCACAATGGATGTGGCAAGAAGAGGCAGGACCAGCCAATACCTGGGTTGCTTTTCGTAAAACTTTTGATCTTAAAAATGTTCCTACTGAAGCTTTGGCACATTTAGCTGTAGATACCAAATATTGGCTGTGGGTAAATGGTAAAGCAGTTTTGTTTGAAGGTGGTTTGGCTCGTGGAGCGGCACCCAACACCAATTATTATGATGAGGTAGATTTAAAACCCTATTTAAAACAAGGTAAAAACACCATCGCTATTTTGGTTTGGTACTGGGGAAGAACACGAAAAGTTCATGACGATAGTGGCAAAGGCGGTCTCTTATTTCATGCCAATTTAGGAAATCAGATTATAGAATCAAATACAGACTGGAAGCTAAAATTGCATCCAGCTTACGACCCCAATAGCGGTGGCGGTGGCGATTCTGCCAATCGTGTAAATGCTTACAATGTAAAATTTGATGCACGTTTGGCTATGGGGGATTGGTCTGATAAGTCTTGGTACTCTCAAAATTATGATGATAGTAATTGGAGCAGTCCAAGCCTTAAAGGATTGGCAAACAGTTTACCGTGGGGGAATTTAGTAAAAAGAGCTATTCCGCAATGGAACGACAGAGGCTTAACTGATTATGAATCACTTAAAATTAGCTCCAAAACGGATAAGGTTAATATTAAATTACCTTATAAAAACAATACAGATACTACAGTAATCATCCATGCTAAACTTCCTTTCAACAAACAAATCACACCTTATCTTAAAGTGAATAGCACTGCGGGTAAAACCATTATTGCAAATACCGACAATCCATTTAATATGTTAAGTGGAACTTATATTACGAAAGATGGGGAGCAGGCCTTTGAAAGTTATTCTTGGATAAATGGTCATGTTGTAACCTACAGCATTCCGCCAGGTGTTGAGGTATTAGACTTAAAATACCGATGGACAGGTGTTGGAGAAATGACAGGTAATTTTGAATGTAATGATGATTATTTTACACGTCTTTGGTGGATGGCTCGTAATACCTTGTATATATGCGCCCGTGATGGCTATATGGATTGTCCTGATAGAGAACGTGGGTTATGGATAGGTGATGTAGCCGATCAAACAGGTGCCATTTTCTACACTTTGGATGGTGCTGGACGCCAATTGCTGAAGAAAGGAATTGACAATACGATTGCCTATCGCGCTGGTGATACGATTCAAGGGTTGGCACCCGGCTTTGGTGCTTACCGAGGAAAAAGTAGCGAACTGACCTGTCAAAGTTTACAATTTATTGATCAAGTAGTTTGGCAATATTACTACAATACTGGAGATAAAGAAACATTAGCAAATGCTTATCCTGCTATTTTTAACTATCTAAATCTTTGGAAAATGAAACCAAATGGTTTACCCGAACATCGCAAGGGCTATGCCAATTGGGTAGATTGGGGGGAAGATACAGACCCAACTCCAACGAACGTTTGTTGGTATTATATGTCGCTAAAAGCTGCCAAAAAAATGGCAATAGCATTGAAGCAAGATAAAGATATTGAATGGTATAGCAATCGAATAACAAGTATTGAAAAAAACTTCGCAAATGAGTATTGGCAAGGAACACATTATGGAACAAAAGGGAAACCAATAGAAGAGCGTACCACGTCTTTGGCTATTGTAAGTGGTTTGGCTGACAAAGCCCATTATGACAAATTAGTAGATTCTATTTTACTTCCTGTTCAAAAAGCAAGTCCTCACATGGAATGGCTTGCACAAGAGGCTATTATGTTGACAGGTCAATATGATAAGGGCTTGTTGCGAATGAAACAGCGTTATGAATCTCAAGTAAATAATAAAGAACTAACAACGCTTTATGAAAAATTTGACGATAAAAAACCTGGTACCCCTAACCATGCGTGGAATGCTCCTAATTATGTACTCTCTAGATATATTGCAGGAATAAAGGCAACTGATGTTGCTTGGAAATCCTTTGAAGTAAAACCAAATCTAGCGCATCTAACTTATGTAAAGCAAATTGTTCCTTCTGTAAAAGGAGATATTTCTGTTGAAGTCAATAAAACAAAAGATAGGTATTCTATTCATTTAAGTTCTCCCAAAGAAACAACAGCAACCATTTATGTACCTAAATCAGGTAAAAAGATTAGCAAGATTTTAGTAAACGGAAAAAATGTTTGGAAGGGGGGTAAGAAATTCAAACAATTGGATGGTTTTGAATATGTAAGTCAAGATTCAAATGATATCATGTTTAAAGTTGTTCCTGGCAAATGGTTAGTGGTTGCTCAATACCAATAA
- a CDS encoding glycosyl hydrolase has protein sequence MKISSIVCFVLSIQLFFVGCKPQKTAVVSGKNIPETSLEKLKKGFSSPEMQYHPETWFHFNGNNISKEGITLDLVAIKYAGIQGVHLFNKNGQVFPGVKQIKVLSPEWEDMVRHTADECKRLGLKFTMQNCPGWSMTGGPWVPAQEAQREIVETVYRLKGGAKFNEVLSIDSLYKTPDYDYKEVQVLAFPTPEGDDTAILNPSKVETNNTIVPWEDIFNPNSKIIVTAKTTMLDKELPQYRAEGIAKVATKNSWVKTIFNNPVTFRSIELPPLRHIITDSQYPKVDVTLKVEAVLENTLTQIAAIKIPDGHWNDRQKYLTLAVPETTAKEFVFTFEGTHVIQPEFIHLTSKPRLHNHEAKAAKTLRGIKEEMTYHYAENTIIPADKILNITDKMSSDGKLTWDVPNGNWTVVRFGHINMRLTNKPAMPESTGWESSKLDKIAIENHLRKGMIGKMIQPGGPIGDGKLKGLLIDSWESHVPTWTINSENMFQEFEKRRGYSMKKYLPTTMGYIVESPEVTTKFLRDIRQTMDDVYVDNFFSHFAKIAHEMGTEVYTEGAGGEVLPIDPMRYYGVSDIPMTEFWYPTAPSKQNENDKLVFSATSAMHLYNKPKLAAEACTQLNVKWNEHPFDVKYLIDYNFTKGINHLVFHTFSHTPQTNVTPGSSFGGNIGFPLVRKQTWWKHMPDWITYLARDQYMLQQGEYVADVLWYYGDDFVRPPSDLDYFPKGYRFDYLNEEILQTKLSVKDGKINVKEAGDYRVILLRDSDEMLLSTLQKLKELVLQGAVIVGNKPMGSPSLMDDENDLKTLKSISDELWGTENRGVKKGGLGKVYWGQTLDEVLKAETIAPDVVVPEGLPIHWIHRQTADADIYFVSTTSDKPVDVSLSFRVTNTHPQFWDAFTGEQQDALVWSKDKERINVALSFSPSGSAIVVFPKGEKKSSCSKIVFENQTILSSEKGWYRIHNNNNLITVSKTGNDILASKSGTYQFYEGEIVNSIQLKVEETTLQNNWKAAFEKGWGTPESIQIPKLESLSNHENNAVKHYSGTITYTKDFKLESIGENCSIDLGEVANIAELWCNGQKVGTRWAPPFTFDVSKFIKKGNNTLEVKVTNTWRNQLIFDNTRSKETKKTWTTNPPKKDDTKLDSSGLIGPVTLKTYFNK, from the coding sequence ATGAAAATTTCCTCTATTGTATGCTTTGTATTAAGTATTCAGCTGTTTTTTGTAGGTTGTAAACCTCAAAAAACTGCTGTTGTTTCAGGAAAAAACATCCCTGAAACAAGTCTTGAAAAATTAAAAAAAGGGTTTTCATCACCAGAAATGCAATACCATCCCGAAACTTGGTTTCATTTTAACGGAAATAACATTAGCAAAGAAGGGATTACACTCGACTTAGTAGCAATAAAATATGCCGGTATTCAAGGAGTACATTTATTTAATAAAAACGGACAGGTATTTCCAGGGGTTAAACAAATCAAAGTATTATCACCAGAATGGGAAGATATGGTGCGTCATACGGCCGATGAATGCAAGCGTTTAGGCTTAAAATTTACGATGCAAAATTGCCCCGGCTGGTCCATGACAGGCGGTCCTTGGGTACCTGCCCAAGAGGCGCAAAGAGAAATTGTAGAAACGGTTTACCGATTAAAAGGTGGAGCGAAATTTAATGAAGTTTTATCAATTGATTCTTTGTATAAAACTCCAGATTATGATTATAAAGAGGTGCAGGTTCTGGCATTTCCAACTCCAGAAGGCGACGATACAGCCATACTCAATCCTTCAAAAGTAGAGACTAATAATACCATTGTACCTTGGGAAGATATTTTTAACCCTAATTCTAAAATCATTGTCACAGCCAAAACCACCATGCTTGACAAAGAATTGCCACAATACAGAGCCGAAGGGATTGCCAAAGTAGCTACAAAAAACAGTTGGGTAAAAACGATATTTAATAATCCCGTTACCTTTCGTTCTATAGAATTGCCTCCATTGCGGCATATTATAACGGATTCACAATACCCAAAAGTAGATGTTACCCTCAAAGTAGAAGCAGTTTTAGAAAATACTCTAACTCAGATTGCAGCGATTAAAATACCTGATGGTCACTGGAATGACAGACAAAAATATTTAACATTGGCTGTTCCTGAAACTACAGCAAAAGAATTTGTTTTCACTTTTGAAGGGACTCATGTTATTCAACCAGAATTTATTCATTTAACTTCAAAACCAAGGCTTCATAATCACGAAGCCAAAGCAGCCAAAACACTGCGTGGTATTAAAGAGGAAATGACCTATCATTATGCCGAAAACACCATTATTCCTGCGGATAAAATTTTGAATATTACTGATAAAATGTCCTCAGATGGTAAACTAACTTGGGATGTTCCAAACGGAAATTGGACAGTAGTACGTTTTGGTCATATCAATATGAGACTTACTAACAAACCTGCCATGCCAGAATCGACGGGTTGGGAATCGAGTAAATTAGATAAAATAGCCATTGAAAATCATTTGCGCAAGGGGATGATTGGCAAGATGATTCAGCCTGGTGGTCCCATTGGTGACGGAAAACTAAAAGGTTTATTGATTGATAGTTGGGAAAGTCACGTGCCTACTTGGACGATAAACTCTGAAAATATGTTTCAAGAGTTTGAAAAGCGTCGTGGGTATAGCATGAAAAAATATTTACCAACCACCATGGGATATATCGTTGAAAGCCCTGAGGTAACCACCAAGTTTTTACGGGATATACGCCAAACCATGGATGATGTGTATGTAGATAATTTTTTCAGCCATTTTGCAAAAATCGCCCATGAAATGGGAACAGAAGTATATACCGAAGGAGCAGGTGGTGAAGTCTTACCTATTGACCCTATGCGTTATTATGGTGTCAGTGATATACCCATGACGGAGTTTTGGTATCCTACTGCACCTTCGAAGCAAAATGAAAACGATAAACTAGTATTTTCTGCCACCTCTGCCATGCATTTGTATAACAAACCAAAATTAGCCGCAGAAGCCTGTACACAATTAAACGTAAAATGGAACGAACACCCTTTTGATGTCAAATACTTGATAGATTATAATTTTACAAAAGGGATTAACCATTTGGTTTTCCATACATTTTCACATACCCCACAAACCAATGTTACTCCTGGTTCAAGTTTTGGAGGAAATATCGGTTTTCCTTTGGTTAGAAAACAAACTTGGTGGAAGCACATGCCAGATTGGATTACTTATTTGGCACGTGACCAATATATGCTACAACAAGGCGAATATGTAGCCGATGTACTTTGGTATTATGGCGATGATTTTGTACGTCCGCCTTCTGATTTGGATTATTTTCCGAAAGGCTATCGTTTTGATTATTTGAATGAAGAAATTTTACAAACTAAATTATCGGTAAAAGACGGAAAAATCAATGTAAAAGAGGCAGGTGATTACCGAGTTATTTTACTTAGAGATTCTGATGAAATGTTGCTTTCAACGCTTCAAAAGTTAAAAGAATTAGTGCTTCAAGGAGCAGTGATTGTTGGGAATAAACCAATGGGGTCTCCCAGTTTGATGGATGATGAAAACGATTTGAAAACACTCAAATCCATTTCAGATGAATTATGGGGAACTGAAAATAGAGGGGTTAAAAAAGGGGGCTTGGGTAAGGTGTATTGGGGACAAACCCTTGATGAGGTTTTAAAAGCCGAAACCATTGCGCCTGATGTTGTAGTGCCTGAAGGTTTACCAATTCATTGGATTCACCGCCAAACCGCCGATGCGGATATTTATTTTGTGAGTACAACAAGCGATAAACCAGTTGATGTTTCGTTAAGTTTTAGAGTGACTAATACCCATCCTCAATTCTGGGATGCCTTTACAGGGGAACAACAAGATGCCTTGGTTTGGTCTAAGGATAAGGAAAGAATTAATGTGGCCTTATCTTTTAGTCCAAGTGGTAGTGCTATAGTGGTTTTTCCAAAAGGCGAAAAGAAATCGAGTTGTTCCAAAATTGTTTTTGAAAACCAAACGATTTTGAGTTCAGAAAAAGGATGGTATAGAATTCATAATAACAATAATTTAATAACTGTTTCAAAAACAGGAAATGACATACTAGCTTCAAAATCGGGTACTTATCAATTTTATGAAGGAGAAATAGTCAATTCAATTCAATTAAAGGTTGAAGAAACGACTCTTCAAAATAATTGGAAAGCTGCTTTTGAAAAAGGTTGGGGTACTCCCGAATCCATTCAAATACCAAAATTAGAATCATTATCAAACCACGAGAATAATGCAGTAAAACATTATTCAGGAACGATAACCTATACCAAAGATTTCAAGCTCGAAAGTATTGGTGAAAATTGTAGCATTGATTTAGGTGAAGTAGCCAACATTGCCGAACTATGGTGCAATGGACAAAAAGTAGGCACACGCTGGGCGCCACCTTTTACTTTTGATGTGAGTAAATTTATTAAAAAAGGAAACAATACACTAGAAGTCAAAGTGACTAATACCTGGAGAAATCAGTTGATTTTTGATAACACACGTTCAAAAGAAACTAAAAAAACTTGGACTACCAATCCTCCTAAAAAGGATGATACAAAATTGGATTCATCCGGTTTAATCGGGCCTGTTACACTAAAGACCTATTTCAATAAATGA